The DNA segment GCCATAGGAACTGTTGTCGTAAAGCAAGGTCGGAATCTCCGTGTTTTCGACACCCAAGTCAATCAAATCGGCAATGATCCTGTGGGTTGTTCCGGTTGTTTTTGGAAAACGAAAAGAACCTGAATCGGTCAAAATTCCGGTATAGATGCAGGTGGCCATGGTTTTGTCGATGTCTGCTTTTTTGCCAAGGAAACAAATAAAATTATACAACATTTCGCAAGTCGATCCAAAAGCGGTATCCGAATAAGTTACCACCGCATAATCATCCGGCGATTGATGGTGGTCAATCATCACGAAAGGAACGCTGAGTTTTTCGAGCACGTTTTCCATTTCGCCCACGCGGTGCAAGGCATTAAAATCCAGCGTGAAAACCAGTTCGGATTCTTCCAGGACTTTAGTGCAGTTTTTTTTGTCTTTTTCGAATATCTTGACGGTTTCCGAGCCTGGCATCCAAGCCAAAAAGTCGGGAAATTCGTTTGGGGAAACCACAACGGGATGGTGGTTGTTTTTTAATAAAAAGTGGTATAATCCGAGGGTTGAACCCATCGCGTCGCCGTCGGGGCTTCGATGCGGAATGATGGCAATCTTTTTTGGAGTTGCCAACAACTGCTGTATGGCTTGAATGTCTTGTTCTTTCATATGTGTAAATTATATTTTTCAGCGGTCACATATGGTATCGCCTTTTATTATTGGTGTTTGCTTAGGCAAACTTCTTGTTAGTGGCGATTTCATAGTTTGCGAATTTACATTTTTTTAGTGTAATCTTCGAAACAATTATCAGGGCATTCGCTTTTAAAATTTTTGCCACGAATTACACGAATAAACACGAATTACAACTAGATTTTAATTCCACGAATTCTTAAAAACAGATAAAATTCGTGCAATTCGATTTCAAATTTGATAAAAATTAGTGACAATTGGTGTAATTCGTGGCTAATTTTTTTTTCTTTTTTAAAAGCGAACGCCCTGAACAATTATAGATTTAACAAACTTTTAAAAAACTAAAAATCTTCCAAATCTTTTCTTTTAAAGCGTTGGTAGAAGCGGTATTTTGCTCCTTTTACAATTTGCGAATGATAAATTCCGATGGAACCGGAAGCAAAATAAGCCAGCACGCAAGCAATGCCAATGTAAACGCCACTTTCAATGCCAAAAAGTTCCATTCCCATAACGGTACAGGCAATAGGAGTGTGGGTGGCTCCCGAAAATACGGCCACGAATCCCATTCCTGCCAAAAGGGCGATCGGCAAAGGAATGACCAGTGACAAGGCGCTTCCCAAGGTGGCGCCAACAAAGAATAACGGAGTAACTTCGCCGCCTTTAAATCCGGCACCCAACGTGAATCCGGTAAACAGTGTTTTTAACAAAAAATCATGGGATTGATTTGGATTCGAGAATGAATCGACGATGCCGGGAACTCCCAAACCAATGTATTTCGTGGTTCCCATAAGATAAATGGCGATAACCAAAACTAATCCTCCCACAAACGGGCGCAAGGGCGGATATTCTATTGTTTTTGCAAATAGTCTTCCCCAAAAATGGGTTGTTCTGGAAAAAAGCATGGCTGCCAACCCGAATGCAATACTCGCCACAATGATCCAAGGCATAATTTGCAGCGACATTTCGGGCACGACCGGAATTTGGTAATGCGTGTGTTTTACTTGCCAAAACTCGACGGTAAAATAGGCAACATAAGCCACCAAAAAGGAAAGTACGCTGCTTTTGAGGCTGATTTTGCTGAAATACAAAACTTCCAAGGCAAACAAGGCTCCAGCCAATGGTGTGCCAAAAACAGATGCGAAACCTGCACTGATTCCCAGAATAATGAGTGTTTTTCTGTCGGAATTGTCCAGTTTATCTCTCGACTGCGCTCGAGATGACAGTCTAGAAAATTGGTCGGCGATTGCTCCGCCCATTTGTACGGCCGTGCCTTCGCGACCAGCCGAACCTCCAAAAAGATGGGTGATTAAAGTGCTGGCCAACACCATCGGAGCCATTTTGAAAGGAATGGTTTTTTGTGGATTTTCGTATTCTTCCAGCAACAAGTTATTGCCTTTCACGACAGTTGCCCCATATTGATGGTACAGCCATCCTATGTATAGTCCGCCCATTGGCAACAGCCAAATAATCCAATTGTTGTGTTCCCTGAATTGGGTAACCCATTCCAACGACACCAAAAAAAAGGCCGAAGCCGAACCTGAAAGAATGCCTGTCAAAACACAAATGAAAATCCATTTGAGGGAGAGAAGAAGGATTTTTTTTAGGTTCATTAAATGCAGTACTTTAATTAGATTGCTCTTTTTACTAGAATGAAATAAGGTTATTTGTCATTCCGCAGGAATCTCTTTTATGGTTCTTGTTTGTTGAGATTCCTTCGGAATGACAAAATTGTAGTGATTGCTTCGTTCCTCGCAATGACAATATTAATATTATTCAGCAGCTACAGCCGTAAATTCTATTTCCACCAAATATTCAGGAGCTACCAATTTGCTCACTTCATAGAAACCGGTTGCTGGTTTGATGTCTTTGAAAAAAGTGGCATGTGCTTTGGCAACATCCTCAAAAGAAGTTATGTCGGTGGTGAAAATGCGGGTACGAATCACGTCTTTCATTCCTACATTAAGGTCTTCCAATACTTTTTCTATTCTTTCCAAAATGTTCAGGGTTTGGGCATAAGCATCGTCGGCTTTTACTTTTTCACCGTCCACAATGGCCACGGTTCCCGATACTTCAATGATATTTCCAATGCGAACCGCACGACAATAACCCATTTTGTCTTCCCATGGAGAACCTGTCAAGATGTTTTCTCTTTTCATTTTAATTGTTTTTGTGTTGATTTTTAGAGAGTTGGTTTTCAACTCTTGTGTTTGTTTCAGTGCCGCAATTTATAAAAATTTGGAAAGAAATCGCGTAAATTTTTAATTCTAAAAGATTAAATGACTGGAATTGGTTTTAGAGCCACTTAATTCTTCAAAATGTAATAAATTTTATAATTGGATGTTATATAAGTAGCGTTTGGTTGCACGACAAATTGCATTTTAAAAAATTTTTGCTGTGTTTCTTGCTATTTGTCACGCTGCAAGCGTCCCAATTAAGTTGCTCTAGTTTGTTGAGACGCTTTCAGCGTGACTAACCAAATTGATTGTGTTTGTTTTCCAGAGAACAACTAATTGATTTTTCGGAAAAGTTCAATTTGTCGTGCGCCCGTAGCGTTTAATTATACCATTTTATGGTTTTGGACTTTTTGTTTTAAATGTAATTGCACTGATTAACCTATTATGTAAATGTCATGAAAAGAATAGTGTTTTTTGTTTTTGTAGTATGCATGTCTTTAACTGGCTATGCACAGAAAGAATTTGATGTCAAGTTCAAGCCCATTCCAGCCAAAAAATCGAAAACGAAAGAAGTCATTCCTCCAAAAGTCGTTTCGCCAAAAATTACGCCGCCTGCTGTCGTGAAAAAACCGGATTCCTTGCAGGTCAATCCCGATGCTCTTTTCAAGGACAGCAATCTGTATAAAAAAGAAGATAATTCGGAAGGTGTTTTCTATAGACGAAATCAATATTTGGGTAGTTTCAAAATCAAGACCTTTACCTCGACCATACGGTATCGTGACGCCGCTTTTGTGGATGGCGACAAGATAAAAGTGTATTTGAACGGTAAAGTAATTGAACCCGAAGTTGTCATGGATGGAGATTTCAAGGGATTCAAGATCAAATTGGAAAAAGGCATCAACAGGATTGATTTTGAAGCCTTGAATGAAGGTTTTGCATCGCCCAATACGGCGGAACTCCAGGTTTTTGACGATTTGGGAGTTGTTGTTTCCTCCAGCCAGTGGAATGTGGGCACGGGCTATAAAGCCACCATTATATTGGTTAAAGAATAATAGTTTCTCTTTAGTAATTCTCCTTCGTCGCTTCGAGTGATTTTAAATAGTAATGCGACAGCTTTACTATTTAAAATTGTATCGAGAAGTTTTTTAATCATAAGGTTCTCGATACAATTTTTAAAGCTTTACATTTTTTTGTTTCATTAACCATTTCTTTAGGCTTTAAAAATCACTCGAACTGACGGATAAGATTGAATAGGATTTAAACTTCAATTTTTCTATTCAATTAATAAAATCCTGAAAATTATTTTATGTTATTTTTGTGACTTTTGACAATTGATTTCCATTATTTTTGGACTTTTTAAATATTGATTCATCAATAGGAGAAACAACATGAAGCAGATTCTTTTTTTTATTCTTATACTTGGTATTACCTCAAAAGCCTTTGGACAGGCTGAATTCAACACCAAATTCAGGCCCATCAAGCCTCAAACCACGACAGCAAAGCCCAAAAGCGACATCAAGCCGCCGACCAATTTGCCTAAATTGAATATACCAAAAATCGTCGCTCCCAATGTATTGAAGGAAACGAATATTTTTGGCACCAAACCCAAACCCAACAATGCATTCGAGATAGGTACTCCCGAGAATCATTTTTCGATGGTTATGAAAAATAAATTCGAGCATAAGCTGGGCGATGTTTATCAAAGCAAAATGGCCAAGGATTTGGATAAAACAATGGTTAGGGAAGGGTTGAAGGAAGATAGTAGTTCATTGGATAGAAAAGATAGATATTTGGGTGATTATAAAACCAAATCTGAATTTTTGGTAGTGAAGTACAGGGATTATATCCAAATTGACGGCGATTTGATTAATGTCTATTTGAATGACAAGTTAATACAATCTCAACTGTACTTGTATTCTCAATTGGACGAATTTAAAATTCCTTTGGTATTGGGAATCAATAATATTGAGTTTGTTGTGGCAAGCCAAGGAACTTCTGGCGGAAACACGGCAGAAATTCACGTGGTTGATGATGCAGGAAAACCGATGACCAATGAATATTGGAATAATTTGGCACTGGGAACCAGAATCAAATTAATTGTTATGAAGGAGTGATTGGCAGAAATCTATTTCCAAATAATGACCAATGAAAGTCAATCACTAAAAAAAGAAACTAAAGGCTAATTTCTAAATAGTTACAAATTTTTCAAATTTCGATTTTTCAATCCCAATTATATAAAGTATTTTTGCCGAATGCAACACAACGTACTTATTTTAGATTTCGGATCGCAATACACACAGCTTATTGCTCGAAGAGTTCGCGAATTAAATATTTTCTGCGAAATTTTCCCTTACAATCATTTTCCGAGTGATTTATCAAGTTATAAAGCGGTAATTCTTGGTGGAAGCCCTTTTTCTGTTAGAGGAGAAGATGCACCACACCCGGATTTATCCCAAATTAGAGGAAAACTACCCATGCTTGCCGTTTGTTACGGAGCGCAATATTTAGCCCATTTCAGTGGGGGAGAAGTTGCCGCATCCAATACAAGAGAATACGGAAGAGCCAATTTGTCCTATATTAAAGAAGAAGAAATTTTCTTCGAAGGTGTTTCCGAAAACAGCCAAGTTTGGATGAGTCATAGCGACAGCATCAAGGCTTTGCCAACCAATGGAGTGAAACTGGCCAGCACGCACGACGTGGAATTTGCCGCTTACAAAATTGAAGGCGAAACGACTTATGCCATTCAATACCATCCCGAAGTTTTCCATTCCACGGATGGATCCAAAATGTTGGAGAATTTCTTGGTGAAAATTGCCCATGTTCCCCAAAATTTCACGCCAGGTGCTTTCGTTGAAGAAATCGTGGCCGAAATGAAGGAGAAAATCGGAAACGACAAAGTGGTTTTGGGACTTTCAGGAGGAGTAGATTCGACAGTGGCAGCGGTTTTATTGAACAAAGCCATTGGAAAAAACTTGTATTGTATTTTCGTGAACAACGGATTGCTTCGCAAGAATGAGTTCCAATCTGTTTTGGATCAATACGAAGGAATGGGCTTGAACGTGAAAGGAGTGGATGCTTCCCAACGTTTTTATGATGCCTTGGCAGGAGTTACCGATCCAGAATTAAAAAGAAAAGCCATTGGTAATGC comes from the Flavobacterium limnophilum genome and includes:
- the guaA gene encoding glutamine-hydrolyzing GMP synthase — protein: MQHNVLILDFGSQYTQLIARRVRELNIFCEIFPYNHFPSDLSSYKAVILGGSPFSVRGEDAPHPDLSQIRGKLPMLAVCYGAQYLAHFSGGEVAASNTREYGRANLSYIKEEEIFFEGVSENSQVWMSHSDSIKALPTNGVKLASTHDVEFAAYKIEGETTYAIQYHPEVFHSTDGSKMLENFLVKIAHVPQNFTPGAFVEEIVAEMKEKIGNDKVVLGLSGGVDSTVAAVLLNKAIGKNLYCIFVNNGLLRKNEFQSVLDQYEGMGLNVKGVDASQRFYDALAGVTDPELKRKAIGNAFIEVFDVESHRIEDVTWLAQGTIYPDVIESVSVKGPSATIKSHHNVGGLPDYMKLKVVEPLRMLFKDEVRRVGATLGIDPELLGRHPFPGPGLSIRILGDITLEKVQILQDVDKVFIDGLKSWGLYDKVWQAGAILLPVNSVGVMGDERTYEKVVALRAVESTDGMTADWVHLPYDFLMKVSNDIINKVKGVNRVVYDISSKPPATIEWE
- a CDS encoding DHH family phosphoesterase — encoded protein: MKEQDIQAIQQLLATPKKIAIIPHRSPDGDAMGSTLGLYHFLLKNNHHPVVVSPNEFPDFLAWMPGSETVKIFEKDKKNCTKVLEESELVFTLDFNALHRVGEMENVLEKLSVPFVMIDHHQSPDDYAVVTYSDTAFGSTCEMLYNFICFLGKKADIDKTMATCIYTGILTDSGSFRFPKTTGTTHRIIADLIDLGVENTEIPTLLYDNSSYGRLQLLGRALQNMKVLADHKTAYTTLTQEELDTFNHIKGDTEGIVNYGLSIKGIVFTAIFIENAEEKIIKISFRSQGDFDVNLFARAHFNGGGHRNAAGGKSELSMEETVNKFEDLVTKLKI
- a CDS encoding RidA family protein, coding for MKRENILTGSPWEDKMGYCRAVRIGNIIEVSGTVAIVDGEKVKADDAYAQTLNILERIEKVLEDLNVGMKDVIRTRIFTTDITSFEDVAKAHATFFKDIKPATGFYEVSKLVAPEYLVEIEFTAVAAE
- a CDS encoding voltage-gated chloride channel family protein — encoded protein: MNLKKILLLSLKWIFICVLTGILSGSASAFFLVSLEWVTQFREHNNWIIWLLPMGGLYIGWLYHQYGATVVKGNNLLLEEYENPQKTIPFKMAPMVLASTLITHLFGGSAGREGTAVQMGGAIADQFSRLSSRAQSRDKLDNSDRKTLIILGISAGFASVFGTPLAGALFALEVLYFSKISLKSSVLSFLVAYVAYFTVEFWQVKHTHYQIPVVPEMSLQIMPWIIVASIAFGLAAMLFSRTTHFWGRLFAKTIEYPPLRPFVGGLVLVIAIYLMGTTKYIGLGVPGIVDSFSNPNQSHDFLLKTLFTGFTLGAGFKGGEVTPLFFVGATLGSALSLVIPLPIALLAGMGFVAVFSGATHTPIACTVMGMELFGIESGVYIGIACVLAYFASGSIGIYHSQIVKGAKYRFYQRFKRKDLEDF